A single region of the Candidatus Acidiferrales bacterium genome encodes:
- a CDS encoding rhomboid family intramembrane serine protease, translating to MIGYTTRYPSSAGRMIRGQLIRWLIYLVLIGVLFRGYIDNAAHAGGLIAGVALAYLVPDASIFARRSWWDKTGYFATGIVILSFLMALLNSLGG from the coding sequence ATGATCGGATACACCACCCGCTATCCGAGCAGCGCCGGACGGATGATCCGCGGGCAGTTGATCCGCTGGCTGATTTACCTTGTGCTGATCGGTGTTCTGTTCCGAGGATACATTGACAATGCTGCACACGCGGGCGGGCTCATTGCTGGCGTGGCGCTGGCCTACCTCGTTCCCGACGCTTCTATCTTTGCTCGCCGGTCGTGGTGGGACAAGACCGGCTACTTCGCCACCGGGATTGTTATCTTGAGCTTTCTGATGGCGCTCCTGAACAGCTTGGG